The following proteins come from a genomic window of Megalobrama amblycephala isolate DHTTF-2021 linkage group LG1, ASM1881202v1, whole genome shotgun sequence:
- the LOC125249869 gene encoding uncharacterized protein LOC125249869 codes for MDSPGYCAQYCSYTTMENDSKEIISVVTIDKRQTGRNSVIMEKEAFVTTVDKFLRELKISEICTDAHAQIASTMNQMTGRYNGTGVVHSRDIWHGAKNLAKKISAAAQQSGQKILLHWVKDIVNHFWFCCKKANTVLQFLKLWSSVLHHVTNEHEWYLGHCLHGSLPENQDKQWLESGSKAHKALEAVVLNKNLLRNIHRYLPFRSTCQLESFHNHLLMYGSKRFSFSPLVYQARILLAALDYNHHKDRPPLLNKNGQKIFRSSRRKLVDGQYMP; via the exons ATGGATAGCCCTGGCTACTGTGCCCAGTATTGCTCTTACACCACAATGGAGAATGATTCGAAGGAAATCATCTCTGTTGTGACTATAGATAAAAGGCAGACTGGGCGGAATTCTGTCATCATGGAGAAAGAGGCGTTTGTAACCACAGTGGACAAGTTTCTTAGAGAACTGAAGATTTCAGAAATATGCACCGATGCTCATGCACAAATTGCATCTACTATGA ATCAAATGACTGGACGATATAACGGCACAGGAGTTGTACACTCGCGGGACATATGGCATGGAGCTAAGAATTTAGCCAAGAAGATTTCTGCA GCGGCTCAGCAATCTGGACAAAAGATCCTGCTGCACTGGGTGAAAGACATTGTAAATCACTTCTGGTTCTGCTGTAAAAAGGCAAACACGGTACTGCAGTTTCTT AAACTATGGAGCAGTGTGCTTCATCATGTGACAAATGAGCACGAATGGTACCTTGGACACTGCCTTCATGGCAGCCTACCAGAGAACCAAGACAAGCAATGGCTGGAGAGTGGTTCTAAAGCTCACAAGGCACTGGAAGCTGTAGTTCTCAATAAGAATTTGCTCAGAAATATTCACCGATATTTACCTTTCAG ATCGACCTGTCAGCTTGAATCATTCCACAACCACTTGCTGATGTACGGCAGCAAGCGGTTCAGCTTCTCACCGCTGGTCTATCAGGCAAGAATTCTCCTGGCAGCCCTGGATTATAACCACCATAAAGACCGACCACCATTGCTCAACAAAAATGGCCAAAAGAT CTTTCGCAGTTCCAGAAGAAAACTGGTAGATGGACAGTATATGCCTTGA